One segment of Chelonia mydas isolate rCheMyd1 chromosome 13, rCheMyd1.pri.v2, whole genome shotgun sequence DNA contains the following:
- the ZNF217 gene encoding zinc finger protein 217 isoform X2, with the protein MPTQPLLVYMDGPDGIASTVGVQMENNDASMLIKGTNTISYKNVQEKFLMQAEGCMPLDCMFCDQTFKHPEELGKHVLTQHRPTLCEPAVLRVEAEYISPLDKCQVRTDLPSPNNEKDNEEFSCEVCGQTFDEAFDVETHMKKHKDSFTYWCNVCGRRFKEPWFLKNHMRTHTGKPGSRNKLQQGSESPVTINEVVQEHVTENVTSPYKICMVCGFLFLNKENLIEHSKVHTKESASNGDSPQVTDGANKGGLAQREEFLQFLNLRPNVTSEKSRSEKPVKWIAELDPFNTYQAWQLATKGKVAVGHGQIKEPGQEGSTDNDDSSSDKEELGEIWNTNKGSQVSQTESTGRSKVNKSSSCPGNGTLSQDKLKHPNVEVPSMEMDPKLSQNKEKPTHCSECGKAFRTYHQLVLHSRVHKRDRRTDTETSATSRTYCADLIVTLHENGVVDRTEGGSEDGSEDGLPDTLHLGEKPYKCEFCEYAAAQKTSLRYHLERHHKEKQADIATDVKSDSKVLLQSQGMDLLQATDGAQETKNLKKFFDGAKDAKGCPPVKQQREILSSFQSILGGPVILTMKNDTQDLKKGAVGNSSNQMNENSDAPYLDKLKAEGKAMESQANDPIDKTERDALVTLEGDDIQLTGALKDINNVEEMRESAEKCKHKHIMGSQEKPLNLSTGTVQECSVISTAKGLLATSTCPFCTYRTFYPEVLMIHQRLMHKYNPDTVNKNGYRNKALAKARRTGCPPALLGKDVLPLSLNPNKSKASLSMQPKQLHTEKTKQCPPLQSKVPVFSTVDPSSSAPSNLKSYKPQSIGAQASSCRQPQQDMHSNPSISSVMDRVKKAEPKAKILNVSASQPGVVSSSINSSYDSPLNESAWFSNRGREYLCNRSVGHINLEFGEPSSKRVKPNLLALEHIDSARINYRRYDMSRSRVANRYANLLPQECSHAKPASSVLPTKQGLLNSDEVDSRNVLTILKTYEPYSPGPLYGSFGPSNGQATSSPIEGKRPVSYQHLSNSMLQKRSYESFIGNARFRPNDKKT; encoded by the exons ATGCCAACTCAACCCCTTTTAGTATATATGGATGGACCGGATGGGATAGCCAGTACTGTTGGTGTGCAGATGGAGAACAATGATGCCTCGATGCTGATAAAAGGGACCAACACAATTTCTTACAAAAACGTGCAAGAAAAGTTCTTGATGCAAGCGGAAGGGTGTATGCCTTTGGATTGCATGTTTTGTGATCAGACTTTTAAACACCCTGAAGAACTTGGTAAGCATGTCTTAACTCAACATAGACCAACGCTTTGTGAACCAGCAGTTCTGCGTGTCGAAGCAGAGTATATTAGTCCTCTCGATAAATGTCAAGTTAGAACAGACTTGCCATCACCAAACAACGAGAAGGACAATGAAGAATTTAGCTGTGAAGTTTGTGGGCAAACATTTGATGAAGCTTTTGATGTTGAGACTCACATGAAAAAGCATAAGGACTCTTTCACATATTGGTGTAATGTATGTGGAAGAAGATTTAAAGAGCCTTGGTTCCTCAAAAATCACATGAGAACACATACTGGTAAACCTGGTTCAAGAAATAAGCTTCAACAAGGTTCTGAAAGCCCAGTAACAATAAATGAGGTGGTACAGGAGCATGTAACTGAAAATGTAACATCACCTTACAAAATCTGCATGGTTTGTGGTTTCCTATTTCTCAATAAAGAGAACTTAATTGAGCACAGTAAAGTGCACACCAAAGAGTCAGCATCCAATGGTGACAGCCCACAAGTCACTGATGGAGCCAATAAAGGAGGACTGGCTCAGAGAGAAGAATTTCTTCAATTTTTGAACTTAAGACCAAATGTGACTTCAGAAAAGAGTAGATCAGAAAAACCTGTGAAATGGATAGCTGAACTGGATCCATTCAATACATATCAAGCATGGCAGCTCGCTACCAAAGGTAAAGTTGCTGTTGGCCATGGACAGATTAAAGAACCAGGGCAAGAAGGAAGTACAGACAATGATGATTCATCATCTGATAAAGAAGAACTTGGTGAAATTTGGAATACAAATAAAGGTAGCCAGGTTAGTCAGACTGAAAGTACTGGGAGGTCAAAAGTAAATAAAAGTAGCAGTTGTCCAGGAAATGGTACCCTGTCCCAAGACAAACTGAAACATCCCAATGTTGAAGTGCCTTCTATGGAGATGGATCCTAAATTGTCACAAAACAAAGAGAAACCAACACACTGCTCAGAGTGTGGCAAAGCCTTTAGAACATACCACCAGCTAGTTCTTCATTCAAGAGTACATAAGAGAGATAGGAGGACTGATACAGAGACTTCAGCCACTTCTAGAACATACTGTGCAGACTTAATTGTAACCCTACATGAAAATGGAGTAGTAGATCGAACAGAGGGAGGCTCTGAAGATGGATCTGAAGATGGACTACCAGACACCCTTCATTTGG GTGAAAAACCATACAAATGTGAATTTTGTGAGTATGCAGCAGCCCAGAAAACATCATTGAGGTATCATTTAGAGAGGCATCACAAGGAGAAGCAGGCTGATATCGCAACAGATGTGAAAAGTGACAGCAAAGTTTTGTTACAGAGTCAGGGGATGGACCTCCTGCAAGCCACTGATGGTGCTCAAGAAACCAAAAACTTGAAAAAGTTTTTTGACGGTGCCAAAGATGCAAAGGGCTGCCCACCTGTAAAGCAACAAAGAGAGATATTGTCTTCCTTTCAGAGCATATTGGGTGGTCCAGTCATCTTGACCATGAAAAATGATACTCAGGACTTAAAGAAGGGTGCAGTTGGTAACAGCTCAAATCAAATGAATGAGAACTCAGACGCTCCTTACCTGGATAAGCTAAAAGCAGAGGGAAAAGCAATGGAATCTCAGGCAAATGATCCCATTgataaaacagagagagatgctTTAGTAACATTGGAGGGAGATGATATCCAGTTGACTGGTGCCTTAAAGGACATAAATAATGTGGAAGAAATGAGAGAGAGCGCTGAAAAATGCAAACACAAGCATATAATGGGCTCTCAAGAAAAGCCGTTAAATTTATCTACTGGGACAGTGCAAGAATGTTCAGTGATCTCAACTGCTAAAGGCTTGTTAGCAACCAGCACCTGCCCATTTTGTACTTATAGAACGTTTTATCCAGAAGTCCTTATGATACACCAGAGGTTGATGCATAAATACAATCCCGACACTGTTAACAAAAATGGTTACAGAAACAAGGCTTTGGCTAAAGCCAGGCGTACTGGATGCCCACCAGCTCTTCTTGGTAAAGATGTGCTTCCCCTGTCTCTTAACCCTAATAAAAGCAAGGCTTCCCTATCTATGCAACCAAAACAGTTGCATACAGAGAAGACTAAACAGTGTCCCCCTCTACAGAGCAAAGTCCCTGTTTTTTCTACTGTAGATCCTAGCAGTTCAGCGCCAAGTAACTTGAAGTCTTACAAACCACAAAGCATTGGCGCTCAGGCGAGTAGCTGTCGGCAACCACAGCAAGATATGCACTCAAATCCTAGTATTTCTTCAGTAATGGATAGAGTAAAAAAAGCTGAACCTAAAGCAAAAATTCTAAATGTATCAGCTTCTCAACCTGGTGTAGTCAGTAGCAGCATCAATAGCTCCTATGATTCTCCCCTTAATGAATCTGCCTGGTTCAGTAATCGAGGAAGAGAATATCTCTGCAATAGATCTGTGGGTCACATAAACTTAGAATTTGGTGAACCATCTTCTAAAAGAGTGAAACCTAATCTGTTAGCTCTTGAACACATTGACTCTGCAAGGATTAATTACAGAAGATATGACATGAGCAGATCTCGTGTTGCAAACAGATATGCAAATCTGTTACCTCAGGAATGTTCACATGCCAAACCTGCATCCTCTGTTTTGCCAACCAAACAAGGGCTTCTGAATTCAGATGAAGTTGATTCTCGAAATGTACTAACTATTCTGAAAACCTATGAGCCATATAGCCCTGGACCACTTTATGGTTCTTTTGGACCTAGCAATGGCCAAGCAACCAGCTCTCCAATAGAAG GAAAAAGGCCGGTGTCATACCAACACTTATCTAACAGCATGCTACAAAAGCGAAGTTATGAGAGTTTTATTGGCAATGCACGTTTTCGACCAAATGACAAGAAAACTTGA
- the ZNF217 gene encoding zinc finger protein 217 isoform X1 — MPTQPLLVYMDGPDGIASTVGVQMENNDASMLIKGTNTISYKNVQEKFLMQAEGCMPLDCMFCDQTFKHPEELGKHVLTQHRPTLCEPAVLRVEAEYISPLDKCQVRTDLPSPNNEKDNEEFSCEVCGQTFDEAFDVETHMKKHKDSFTYWCNVCGRRFKEPWFLKNHMRTHTGKPGSRNKLQQGSESPVTINEVVQEHVTENVTSPYKICMVCGFLFLNKENLIEHSKVHTKESASNGDSPQVTDGANKGGLAQREEFLQFLNLRPNVTSEKSRSEKPVKWIAELDPFNTYQAWQLATKGKVAVGHGQIKEPGQEGSTDNDDSSSDKEELGEIWNTNKGSQVSQTESTGRSKVNKSSSCPGNGTLSQDKLKHPNVEVPSMEMDPKLSQNKEKPTHCSECGKAFRTYHQLVLHSRVHKRDRRTDTETSATSRTYCADLIVTLHENGVVDRTEGGSEDGSEDGLPDTLHLDKNEDGLERAKVKNLGASRECSYCGKYFRSNYYLNIHLRTHTGEKPYKCEFCEYAAAQKTSLRYHLERHHKEKQADIATDVKSDSKVLLQSQGMDLLQATDGAQETKNLKKFFDGAKDAKGCPPVKQQREILSSFQSILGGPVILTMKNDTQDLKKGAVGNSSNQMNENSDAPYLDKLKAEGKAMESQANDPIDKTERDALVTLEGDDIQLTGALKDINNVEEMRESAEKCKHKHIMGSQEKPLNLSTGTVQECSVISTAKGLLATSTCPFCTYRTFYPEVLMIHQRLMHKYNPDTVNKNGYRNKALAKARRTGCPPALLGKDVLPLSLNPNKSKASLSMQPKQLHTEKTKQCPPLQSKVPVFSTVDPSSSAPSNLKSYKPQSIGAQASSCRQPQQDMHSNPSISSVMDRVKKAEPKAKILNVSASQPGVVSSSINSSYDSPLNESAWFSNRGREYLCNRSVGHINLEFGEPSSKRVKPNLLALEHIDSARINYRRYDMSRSRVANRYANLLPQECSHAKPASSVLPTKQGLLNSDEVDSRNVLTILKTYEPYSPGPLYGSFGPSNGQATSSPIEGKRPVSYQHLSNSMLQKRSYESFIGNARFRPNDKKT; from the exons ATGCCAACTCAACCCCTTTTAGTATATATGGATGGACCGGATGGGATAGCCAGTACTGTTGGTGTGCAGATGGAGAACAATGATGCCTCGATGCTGATAAAAGGGACCAACACAATTTCTTACAAAAACGTGCAAGAAAAGTTCTTGATGCAAGCGGAAGGGTGTATGCCTTTGGATTGCATGTTTTGTGATCAGACTTTTAAACACCCTGAAGAACTTGGTAAGCATGTCTTAACTCAACATAGACCAACGCTTTGTGAACCAGCAGTTCTGCGTGTCGAAGCAGAGTATATTAGTCCTCTCGATAAATGTCAAGTTAGAACAGACTTGCCATCACCAAACAACGAGAAGGACAATGAAGAATTTAGCTGTGAAGTTTGTGGGCAAACATTTGATGAAGCTTTTGATGTTGAGACTCACATGAAAAAGCATAAGGACTCTTTCACATATTGGTGTAATGTATGTGGAAGAAGATTTAAAGAGCCTTGGTTCCTCAAAAATCACATGAGAACACATACTGGTAAACCTGGTTCAAGAAATAAGCTTCAACAAGGTTCTGAAAGCCCAGTAACAATAAATGAGGTGGTACAGGAGCATGTAACTGAAAATGTAACATCACCTTACAAAATCTGCATGGTTTGTGGTTTCCTATTTCTCAATAAAGAGAACTTAATTGAGCACAGTAAAGTGCACACCAAAGAGTCAGCATCCAATGGTGACAGCCCACAAGTCACTGATGGAGCCAATAAAGGAGGACTGGCTCAGAGAGAAGAATTTCTTCAATTTTTGAACTTAAGACCAAATGTGACTTCAGAAAAGAGTAGATCAGAAAAACCTGTGAAATGGATAGCTGAACTGGATCCATTCAATACATATCAAGCATGGCAGCTCGCTACCAAAGGTAAAGTTGCTGTTGGCCATGGACAGATTAAAGAACCAGGGCAAGAAGGAAGTACAGACAATGATGATTCATCATCTGATAAAGAAGAACTTGGTGAAATTTGGAATACAAATAAAGGTAGCCAGGTTAGTCAGACTGAAAGTACTGGGAGGTCAAAAGTAAATAAAAGTAGCAGTTGTCCAGGAAATGGTACCCTGTCCCAAGACAAACTGAAACATCCCAATGTTGAAGTGCCTTCTATGGAGATGGATCCTAAATTGTCACAAAACAAAGAGAAACCAACACACTGCTCAGAGTGTGGCAAAGCCTTTAGAACATACCACCAGCTAGTTCTTCATTCAAGAGTACATAAGAGAGATAGGAGGACTGATACAGAGACTTCAGCCACTTCTAGAACATACTGTGCAGACTTAATTGTAACCCTACATGAAAATGGAGTAGTAGATCGAACAGAGGGAGGCTCTGAAGATGGATCTGAAGATGGACTACCAGACACCCTTCATTTGG ATAAAAATGAAGATGGCTTGGAAAGAGCAAAAGTTAAAAACCTTGGGGCCTCGAGAGAATGCAGCTATTGTGGAAAATATTTCCGCTCAAATTATTACCTCAATATTCATCTCAGAACTCATACAG GTGAAAAACCATACAAATGTGAATTTTGTGAGTATGCAGCAGCCCAGAAAACATCATTGAGGTATCATTTAGAGAGGCATCACAAGGAGAAGCAGGCTGATATCGCAACAGATGTGAAAAGTGACAGCAAAGTTTTGTTACAGAGTCAGGGGATGGACCTCCTGCAAGCCACTGATGGTGCTCAAGAAACCAAAAACTTGAAAAAGTTTTTTGACGGTGCCAAAGATGCAAAGGGCTGCCCACCTGTAAAGCAACAAAGAGAGATATTGTCTTCCTTTCAGAGCATATTGGGTGGTCCAGTCATCTTGACCATGAAAAATGATACTCAGGACTTAAAGAAGGGTGCAGTTGGTAACAGCTCAAATCAAATGAATGAGAACTCAGACGCTCCTTACCTGGATAAGCTAAAAGCAGAGGGAAAAGCAATGGAATCTCAGGCAAATGATCCCATTgataaaacagagagagatgctTTAGTAACATTGGAGGGAGATGATATCCAGTTGACTGGTGCCTTAAAGGACATAAATAATGTGGAAGAAATGAGAGAGAGCGCTGAAAAATGCAAACACAAGCATATAATGGGCTCTCAAGAAAAGCCGTTAAATTTATCTACTGGGACAGTGCAAGAATGTTCAGTGATCTCAACTGCTAAAGGCTTGTTAGCAACCAGCACCTGCCCATTTTGTACTTATAGAACGTTTTATCCAGAAGTCCTTATGATACACCAGAGGTTGATGCATAAATACAATCCCGACACTGTTAACAAAAATGGTTACAGAAACAAGGCTTTGGCTAAAGCCAGGCGTACTGGATGCCCACCAGCTCTTCTTGGTAAAGATGTGCTTCCCCTGTCTCTTAACCCTAATAAAAGCAAGGCTTCCCTATCTATGCAACCAAAACAGTTGCATACAGAGAAGACTAAACAGTGTCCCCCTCTACAGAGCAAAGTCCCTGTTTTTTCTACTGTAGATCCTAGCAGTTCAGCGCCAAGTAACTTGAAGTCTTACAAACCACAAAGCATTGGCGCTCAGGCGAGTAGCTGTCGGCAACCACAGCAAGATATGCACTCAAATCCTAGTATTTCTTCAGTAATGGATAGAGTAAAAAAAGCTGAACCTAAAGCAAAAATTCTAAATGTATCAGCTTCTCAACCTGGTGTAGTCAGTAGCAGCATCAATAGCTCCTATGATTCTCCCCTTAATGAATCTGCCTGGTTCAGTAATCGAGGAAGAGAATATCTCTGCAATAGATCTGTGGGTCACATAAACTTAGAATTTGGTGAACCATCTTCTAAAAGAGTGAAACCTAATCTGTTAGCTCTTGAACACATTGACTCTGCAAGGATTAATTACAGAAGATATGACATGAGCAGATCTCGTGTTGCAAACAGATATGCAAATCTGTTACCTCAGGAATGTTCACATGCCAAACCTGCATCCTCTGTTTTGCCAACCAAACAAGGGCTTCTGAATTCAGATGAAGTTGATTCTCGAAATGTACTAACTATTCTGAAAACCTATGAGCCATATAGCCCTGGACCACTTTATGGTTCTTTTGGACCTAGCAATGGCCAAGCAACCAGCTCTCCAATAGAAG GAAAAAGGCCGGTGTCATACCAACACTTATCTAACAGCATGCTACAAAAGCGAAGTTATGAGAGTTTTATTGGCAATGCACGTTTTCGACCAAATGACAAGAAAACTTGA